A single region of the Dehalococcoides mccartyi genome encodes:
- a CDS encoding reductive dehalogenase, with protein sequence MSNFHSTLTRKDFLKGIGMAGAGLGAASAVTPMFHDLDELVASTPSTRNLPWFVKEREHGDPTTPIDWDMIQRRPYTWARMDPTLPVYDNLKAIGAPVARWLDWEDKKAEDEILYAKAREEFPGFEPGIDGFGDIRTTALTHASEMFAFGQFPQRMNLGGNMVDLVAAVRAAGGYLGSTDSYAGPKMVHTPEEMGGTKYQGTPEDNLRTLKAGIRYFGGEDVGALELDDNLKKLVFTVDQYGKTLEFGDVEECIETPRKVTIPNKCKYIFLWTMRQPYEWTRRQSGRFEGAATETSYERAYNTKAHFQDFARGLGYQMISAGNNSLSPAGAWAVLGGLGELSRASYVNHPLYGITVRVTWGFLTDMPLPPSRPIDFGARRFCESCGICAEACPFGAINPGEPTWRDDNTFGNAGFLGWRCDYTKCPHCPICQGTCPFNSHPGSFIHDVVKGTVSTTPVFNTFFKNMEKSFKYGRKNPATWWDEVDDYPYGVDTSY encoded by the coding sequence ATGTCGAACTTTCACAGTACACTTACCCGTAAGGATTTCCTGAAAGGGATAGGTATGGCCGGAGCCGGATTGGGTGCCGCCTCAGCCGTAACCCCTATGTTCCATGACCTTGATGAGCTCGTAGCTTCAACACCCAGCACCCGCAATTTACCCTGGTTTGTCAAAGAGCGGGAGCACGGAGACCCTACCACCCCCATAGATTGGGATATGATTCAAAGACGCCCTTATACCTGGGCGCGCATGGATCCTACCCTGCCGGTTTATGACAATTTGAAGGCTATCGGTGCGCCGGTGGCCAGATGGCTGGATTGGGAAGATAAAAAAGCCGAAGACGAAATTCTGTATGCCAAAGCCCGTGAAGAATTTCCCGGTTTTGAGCCGGGTATAGACGGGTTCGGGGATATCCGGACTACCGCTCTTACTCATGCTTCGGAAATGTTCGCTTTCGGTCAGTTTCCCCAGAGGATGAATTTGGGCGGCAATATGGTAGACCTGGTAGCGGCAGTTCGGGCGGCCGGCGGTTACCTGGGTAGTACCGACAGCTATGCCGGACCTAAAATGGTGCATACCCCTGAAGAGATGGGCGGCACCAAGTATCAGGGCACTCCCGAAGATAACCTCCGAACCCTGAAAGCCGGTATCCGTTATTTTGGCGGTGAAGACGTGGGTGCTTTGGAACTTGATGATAACCTTAAAAAACTTGTCTTTACTGTTGACCAGTACGGCAAAACACTTGAATTCGGAGATGTTGAGGAATGTATTGAAACTCCCCGAAAAGTTACTATTCCCAACAAATGCAAATATATTTTCCTCTGGACTATGCGTCAGCCATACGAATGGACCCGCCGCCAGTCCGGCAGGTTTGAAGGAGCGGCTACAGAAACCAGTTACGAACGCGCCTACAATACCAAAGCCCACTTCCAGGATTTTGCCCGCGGTTTGGGCTACCAGATGATAAGTGCCGGCAACAACAGCCTTTCTCCGGCTGGTGCTTGGGCGGTTCTGGGTGGTCTGGGTGAACTTTCCCGTGCTTCATATGTAAACCACCCGCTTTACGGCATTACCGTCAGAGTTACCTGGGGTTTCCTGACTGATATGCCGCTGCCACCCAGCCGCCCCATTGATTTTGGTGCCCGCAGATTCTGTGAAAGCTGCGGTATCTGTGCCGAGGCTTGTCCTTTCGGGGCTATCAATCCCGGTGAACCTACATGGAGAGATGATAATACCTTTGGCAACGCAGGTTTCCTGGGCTGGCGCTGTGACTATACCAAGTGCCCCCACTGTCCCATTTGCCAGGGTACCTGTCCCTTCAATTCCCACCCCGGCTCGTTTATACATGACGTAGTCAAGGGCACTGTTTCCACCACACCTGTGTTCAATACTTTCTTCAAGAATATGGAAAAGTCCTTTAAGTACGGGCGGAAGAATCCTGCTACCTGGTGGGACGAAGTGGATGACTATCCGTATGGGGTCGATACCAGTTACTAA
- a CDS encoding response regulator transcription factor: MKTLIIEDDLSIIDLVALTFSVAWPDIQIVRTQLGKEGIELAETEVPDFIILDLGLPDMSGIEVLQEIRRFSKVPVIVLTVKKDEMDVVVALSKGADEFISKPFRQMELISRVKNVLKRSHPSEGEVYAMGNLTYYPALNKIESNGHELKLSPTENIIFLHLANQRPNYVTYRSLASAIWGDEYPGCHKAIRVLVNQLREKLASVLNQPDLILTKYGLGYYLGNG; encoded by the coding sequence ATGAAGACACTGATAATAGAGGATGATTTATCCATAATTGATCTGGTAGCTCTCACTTTTTCGGTAGCCTGGCCTGATATACAGATAGTCAGAACCCAGCTTGGCAAAGAGGGTATAGAGCTGGCAGAGACCGAAGTACCGGATTTTATCATCCTTGACCTGGGTTTGCCGGATATGAGCGGCATAGAAGTATTGCAGGAGATACGCCGTTTTTCAAAGGTGCCCGTTATAGTGCTGACGGTAAAAAAAGACGAGATGGATGTGGTGGTGGCGCTCAGCAAGGGTGCTGACGAGTTTATTAGCAAACCTTTTCGTCAGATGGAACTAATCTCCAGAGTGAAAAATGTGTTAAAGCGGTCACATCCTTCGGAGGGTGAAGTATACGCTATGGGTAACCTGACCTACTATCCCGCCCTGAACAAAATAGAATCAAATGGACATGAGCTAAAGCTTTCACCTACCGAGAATATTATCTTCCTTCATCTGGCTAATCAGCGGCCGAATTATGTCACCTACCGAAGCCTTGCTTCGGCTATCTGGGGTGATGAGTATCCGGGTTGTCATAAGGCTATCAGGGTACTTGTTAACCAGTTGAGGGAAAAACTTGCATCAGTTCTGAACCAGCCTGATTTGATACTGACCAAGTATGGCTTGGGTTACTATCTCGGTAACGGCTAA